One part of the Alphaproteobacteria bacterium genome encodes these proteins:
- a CDS encoding SPASM domain-containing protein, whose product MESIYYVMSWACHRRCKHCYEDRFRPYNKREMKGVLAEAVANYPRIVDNLPDTMLYRDRADIDETGAPRLKVGRVILSGGESLLDPIRENVTYKVIERLRAKYADRGGVKIVVQTTGDLVTPEIVDDLLSRGVWMISCAGLDDFHVNIKADAMKADLTRLFESKGMRQSGLATQNRKWLEEEGPVFSFFGATPDTWIGKIWPRGRAWENDLSHATIDDNFCARWSGGLDFLRYGESGAEISVEPDGSVYPCCIKTKLPIGNLTEDRLADIIDSLRDDPVFQAISAGEPQKMGLADGWDEAKFADASRTKTPSGRDYQNLCIGCDKFFEAKMGARIEAAKARRRAMKEAAK is encoded by the coding sequence ATGGAATCGATCTACTACGTCATGAGTTGGGCGTGCCATCGGCGGTGCAAGCACTGCTACGAGGACCGCTTCCGCCCCTACAACAAGCGCGAGATGAAGGGCGTGCTGGCCGAGGCGGTCGCGAACTACCCGCGCATCGTCGATAACCTGCCGGACACGATGCTGTATCGCGACCGCGCCGACATCGACGAAACCGGCGCGCCGCGTTTGAAGGTCGGGCGCGTGATTTTGTCGGGCGGTGAATCGCTGCTCGACCCGATCCGCGAGAACGTCACCTATAAAGTCATCGAACGTCTGCGCGCCAAATACGCGGATCGCGGCGGAGTAAAAATCGTCGTGCAGACGACCGGCGATCTGGTGACGCCGGAAATCGTCGACGATCTGCTGTCGCGCGGCGTGTGGATGATCTCCTGCGCCGGCCTCGACGATTTCCACGTCAACATCAAAGCCGACGCGATGAAGGCCGATTTGACGCGGCTGTTCGAAAGCAAAGGCATGCGTCAAAGCGGCCTTGCCACGCAGAACCGCAAATGGCTGGAGGAGGAAGGGCCGGTCTTCAGCTTCTTCGGCGCCACACCCGATACGTGGATCGGCAAAATCTGGCCGCGTGGGCGGGCGTGGGAGAACGACCTTTCGCACGCGACGATCGACGACAATTTCTGCGCACGCTGGTCGGGCGGGCTCGACTTTCTGCGCTACGGGGAGTCGGGCGCGGAGATTTCCGTCGAGCCGGACGGCAGCGTCTATCCCTGCTGCATCAAGACGAAACTGCCGATCGGCAATCTGACCGAGGATCGCCTCGCCGATATCATCGACAGCCTGCGCGACGATCCGGTGTTCCAGGCGATTTCCGCCGGCGAACCGCAGAAGATGGGTCTCGCCGATGGCTGGGACGAAGCGAAATTCGCCGACGCCTCGCGCACCAAAACGCCGTCGGGCCGCGACTATCAAAATCTCTGTATCGGCTGCGACAAATTCTTCGAAGCCAAAATGGGCGCGCGGATCGAAGCGGCGAAAGCGCGGCGCCGGGCGATGAAGGAAGCCGCGAAGTGA
- a CDS encoding penicillin-binding protein 1A yields MRRAIILLSLFLFVAIVGGGAAILGGLWYFGRGLPDHKTLAEYQPSITTRVHAADGRILAEFAIERRVFVPYEKIPRRVVAAFLAAEDKNFYTHPGVSLPDIARAAVQNLANLGQRRPVGASTITQQVAKNMLLTNEVSLERKVKEAILALRIEEALPKRRILELYLNEIYLGYGAYGVASAALNYFDRSLDELTLAEAAFLAVLPKAPNNYNPQRFMARAVERRDWVLGRLLEDGQITQAEFDEARAQQIVTRSRGPEDTVHADYFAEEVRRELLQKYGERELFRGGLVVRTTMDPKIQDIAERALRKGLLAYDRRHGWRGAFARVEGAPADFARALAQVPRPGGTPPEWRTALVLRLANDSVELGFADNTKGTLPFEEMRWARKPEREQRLGPPLRNPADALSVGDVILVEKTATEGRFALRQIPNVGGAIVALDPHSGRVRALVGGWSYEQSQFNRATQAFRQPGSSFKPFVYLPALDNGFTPASLVLDAPIVIDQGPGMPPWRPANYSRNFYGPSPLRVGIEQSRNLMTIRLAQAVGMEKIAATAEGLGVVDKLQPTLAMALGAGETTLMRMTTAYSMFVNGGMRISPSLIDRIQDREGRTIWKHDPRICESCGEIFTGEEPPALAESRAQAIDPATAYQMTSMLQGVVQRGTGRRLLELNRPLAGKTGTTNESFDTWFVGFSPDLTVGVWVGFDNPRTLGPNETGSSIAVPIFRDVMAEALQGVPVEPFRTPAGIRLVRINPQTGLPARPGERDAIWEAFKPGTEAREDRNVLDGNGAFTTSAPGIAAPAGQDADGIY; encoded by the coding sequence ATGCGCCGCGCGATTATCCTTCTGTCGTTGTTCCTTTTCGTCGCCATCGTCGGCGGCGGCGCCGCGATTCTGGGCGGGCTTTGGTATTTCGGGCGCGGTCTGCCGGACCACAAAACGCTCGCCGAATACCAGCCCTCAATCACCACCCGCGTGCATGCCGCCGACGGGCGCATACTGGCCGAATTCGCGATCGAACGGCGCGTCTTCGTGCCTTACGAGAAAATTCCGCGCCGCGTGGTCGCCGCGTTCCTCGCGGCCGAGGACAAGAATTTTTATACCCATCCCGGCGTCAGCCTGCCGGATATCGCGCGCGCCGCGGTGCAGAACCTCGCCAATCTCGGCCAGCGCCGCCCGGTGGGCGCTTCGACAATCACGCAGCAAGTCGCCAAAAACATGCTGCTGACCAACGAAGTGTCGTTGGAGCGCAAGGTGAAGGAAGCGATCCTCGCCTTGCGGATCGAAGAGGCGCTGCCCAAGCGCCGCATCCTCGAGCTCTATTTGAACGAAATCTATCTCGGCTACGGCGCCTATGGCGTGGCGTCGGCCGCGCTCAATTATTTCGACCGTTCTCTTGACGAGCTCACACTGGCAGAGGCGGCGTTCCTGGCCGTGCTGCCCAAGGCGCCGAACAACTACAATCCGCAGCGCTTCATGGCACGCGCGGTCGAACGGCGCGATTGGGTGCTCGGCCGCCTGCTCGAGGACGGGCAGATCACCCAGGCTGAGTTCGACGAGGCGCGCGCGCAGCAAATCGTCACGCGCTCGCGCGGGCCCGAAGATACGGTGCACGCCGATTATTTCGCCGAGGAAGTGCGCCGCGAGTTGTTGCAGAAATACGGCGAGCGCGAGCTGTTCCGCGGCGGCTTGGTCGTGCGCACGACGATGGACCCGAAGATCCAGGACATCGCCGAGCGTGCATTGCGCAAAGGCTTGCTCGCCTATGACCGCCGCCATGGCTGGCGCGGCGCCTTCGCGCGCGTCGAAGGCGCCCCCGCCGATTTCGCGCGCGCGTTGGCCCAAGTGCCGCGCCCCGGCGGCACGCCGCCGGAATGGCGCACGGCGCTGGTGCTGCGCCTTGCCAACGATTCGGTCGAACTCGGATTCGCCGACAATACGAAGGGCACGCTGCCGTTCGAAGAGATGCGCTGGGCGCGCAAGCCCGAACGCGAGCAGCGCTTGGGCCCGCCGCTGCGCAATCCGGCCGACGCGCTGTCGGTCGGCGACGTCATTCTGGTCGAGAAGACCGCGACCGAGGGGCGCTTCGCGTTGCGCCAGATTCCGAATGTCGGCGGCGCGATCGTGGCGCTCGACCCGCATTCGGGCCGCGTGCGGGCACTGGTGGGCGGCTGGAGCTACGAGCAAAGCCAGTTCAATCGCGCCACGCAGGCGTTCCGTCAGCCGGGCTCGTCGTTCAAACCCTTCGTCTATCTGCCCGCGCTCGATAACGGCTTCACGCCGGCGAGCCTCGTCCTCGACGCCCCCATCGTCATCGACCAAGGCCCCGGCATGCCGCCCTGGCGCCCGGCGAACTACTCGCGCAATTTCTACGGGCCGTCGCCGTTGCGCGTGGGCATCGAGCAATCGCGCAACCTGATGACCATTCGCTTGGCGCAAGCGGTGGGAATGGAGAAGATCGCCGCGACCGCCGAAGGCCTCGGCGTCGTCGACAAGCTGCAACCCACGCTCGCCATGGCGCTGGGGGCGGGCGAAACCACGTTGATGCGCATGACCACGGCGTATTCGATGTTCGTCAATGGCGGCATGCGCATTTCGCCCTCGCTGATCGACCGGATCCAGGATCGCGAAGGCCGCACGATCTGGAAGCACGATCCTCGCATTTGCGAATCCTGCGGCGAGATTTTCACGGGCGAAGAACCGCCCGCCTTGGCCGAATCCCGCGCCCAGGCGATCGATCCCGCGACCGCCTATCAGATGACGTCGATGCTGCAAGGTGTCGTCCAGCGCGGCACCGGACGTCGCTTGCTCGAACTCAACCGGCCGCTCGCGGGCAAGACGGGCACCACGAACGAATCGTTCGATACGTGGTTCGTCGGCTTCTCGCCCGATTTGACCGTCGGCGTGTGGGTCGGGTTTGACAATCCGCGCACGCTCGGCCCCAACGAAACGGGCTCGTCGATCGCGGTGCCGATCTTCCGCGATGTGATGGCCGAAGCGCTGCAGGGCGTACCGGTCGAACCGTTCCGGACTCCGGCGGGTATTCGTCTCGTGCGCATCAACCCGCAGACGGGGTTGCCCGCACGCCCCGGTGAGCGCGACGCGATCTGGGAGGCGTTCAAGCCGGGTACGGAAGCGCGCGAAGACCGCAACGTGCTGGACGGCAATGGCGCGTTCACGACCTCCGCCCCCGGCATCGCCGCGCCCGCAGGCCAAGACGCGGACGGGATTTACTGA
- a CDS encoding ABC transporter substrate-binding protein, whose amino-acid sequence MKRREFLIAAGASAAFPAFAQTSWTETLAAAKGKPVFFNAWGGDERTNDFIAWTAARVRAEYGIDLRHVRLRDTAEAVQRVIAEKAAGRDGGGSVDLIWINGPNFLAMKEQRLHYGPFVERLPNFRYVDIEGKPSNVVDFTVPVDGYAAPWRLAQIVYVYDSARLSKPPRSMAAMLEWAKGNPGRLTHPTARNFLGATFLKQALYELTPDRALLAAAPTDANYDAAVAPLWAWYDALRPNMWRRGAQFPESGPAQRTLMNDGEIDLMISFNPAEAAVSIANNLLPATARATGLEGGTIANTSFVSIPYNAANPAAAMVVADFLLSGEAQARMNDPRHLGNPTVLDIDRLPPAQKKFFGDVPPVPGMPSAAELGRALPEPHPGWMTRLAADWEKRVLH is encoded by the coding sequence ATGAAGCGCCGCGAATTCCTGATCGCCGCCGGTGCGAGTGCGGCGTTCCCCGCTTTCGCGCAAACGTCGTGGACCGAAACGCTGGCGGCGGCGAAGGGCAAGCCGGTGTTCTTCAACGCCTGGGGCGGCGACGAACGCACCAACGATTTCATCGCCTGGACGGCGGCGCGCGTGCGCGCCGAATACGGTATCGATCTTCGCCATGTGCGTTTGCGCGACACGGCCGAGGCGGTGCAGCGCGTGATCGCGGAGAAAGCGGCGGGGCGCGACGGCGGCGGCTCGGTCGATCTCATCTGGATCAACGGCCCGAACTTCCTGGCGATGAAGGAACAGCGCCTGCATTACGGGCCGTTCGTCGAGCGCCTGCCGAATTTCCGCTATGTCGACATCGAGGGCAAACCGTCGAACGTCGTCGACTTCACCGTGCCCGTCGATGGCTACGCCGCGCCGTGGCGCTTGGCGCAGATCGTCTATGTCTACGATTCCGCGCGCCTGTCCAAGCCGCCGCGCTCGATGGCCGCGATGCTGGAATGGGCAAAGGGAAATCCCGGGCGCTTGACGCACCCGACCGCGCGGAACTTTCTGGGTGCAACCTTCCTCAAGCAAGCGCTCTACGAGTTGACGCCCGATCGCGCGTTGCTCGCCGCCGCCCCGACCGACGCGAATTACGACGCCGCCGTCGCACCGCTCTGGGCATGGTACGACGCGCTGCGCCCGAACATGTGGCGGCGTGGCGCGCAGTTCCCCGAAAGCGGACCTGCGCAGCGCACACTGATGAACGACGGCGAGATCGATCTGATGATCTCGTTCAATCCGGCGGAAGCGGCGGTATCCATCGCCAATAATCTTCTGCCCGCCACCGCACGCGCGACGGGGCTTGAGGGCGGAACGATCGCGAACACCAGCTTCGTGTCGATCCCCTACAACGCCGCGAACCCGGCGGCGGCGATGGTCGTCGCCGATTTCCTGCTGTCGGGCGAAGCGCAAGCGCGGATGAACGATCCGCGCCATCTCGGCAATCCGACCGTGCTCGATATCGATCGTCTGCCGCCCGCGCAGAAGAAGTTCTTCGGCGATGTGCCGCCCGTTCCCGGCATGCCCAGCGCCGCCGAGCTTGGCCGTGCGCTGCCCGAGCCCCATCCCGGCTGGATGACGCGCCTCGCCGCCGATTGGGAAAAGCGCGTGCTGCACTGA
- a CDS encoding peroxiredoxin, with product MAAKTKTAAKKAPKKAAATEAPARGPKVGAKAPDFNLPTAGGGSVKLSALKGKNVVVYFYPKDDTPGCTTEACGFNEALMQFKKVDAEIVGISRDPMKSHDKFAAKYGLKFHLGSDEEGKATAAYDTWVEKSMYGRKYMGIERSTYLIDKTGTIRAVWRPVSVTGHVDAVLAAVKAL from the coding sequence ATGGCCGCCAAGACCAAGACCGCCGCCAAAAAAGCCCCGAAAAAAGCCGCCGCCACCGAAGCGCCCGCGCGCGGGCCCAAGGTCGGCGCCAAGGCGCCCGATTTCAATCTGCCAACCGCCGGCGGCGGTTCGGTCAAGCTGTCGGCGCTGAAGGGCAAGAACGTCGTCGTCTATTTCTATCCGAAGGACGACACGCCCGGCTGCACGACCGAGGCTTGCGGCTTCAACGAAGCGCTGATGCAGTTCAAGAAAGTCGATGCCGAGATCGTCGGGATCAGCCGCGATCCGATGAAGAGCCACGACAAATTCGCGGCCAAATACGGCCTCAAATTCCATCTCGGCTCGGACGAGGAAGGCAAGGCGACGGCCGCCTACGACACCTGGGTCGAGAAGAGCATGTATGGCCGCAAATATATGGGCATCGAACGCTCGACCTATCTGATCGACAAGACCGGAACGATCCGCGCCGTGTGGCGGCCCGTCTCCGTCACCGGCCATGTCGACGCGGTGCTCGCGGCGGTGAAGGCCCTTTAG
- a CDS encoding prolyl-tRNA synthetase associated domain-containing protein — protein sequence MPHTPDDLFAVLAQLGIRTQTVAHEAAFTVEDGKRLHGRSLPGVNVKNLFLKDAKDRLWLVSAPWERVIDLKTLPQRIGSKRLSFGSAALLMEVLGVIPGAVTPFAPINDKDKRVTVVLDAWMMRQDSVNAHPLVNTATTNIAPGDLIAFLRHVHGEPLLAELDAAL from the coding sequence ATGCCGCACACGCCGGACGACCTTTTCGCCGTTCTTGCCCAACTGGGCATCCGCACCCAAACGGTGGCGCACGAGGCCGCCTTCACGGTCGAGGACGGCAAGCGCCTGCACGGGCGCAGCCTGCCGGGCGTCAACGTGAAGAATTTGTTCCTGAAGGACGCGAAAGATCGGCTCTGGCTCGTCTCCGCGCCGTGGGAGCGGGTGATCGACTTGAAAACGCTGCCCCAGCGCATCGGGTCGAAGCGCCTGTCCTTCGGTTCGGCGGCGCTGCTGATGGAGGTGCTGGGCGTCATCCCCGGCGCGGTCACGCCCTTCGCGCCGATCAACGACAAGGACAAGCGCGTGACGGTCGTGCTCGATGCCTGGATGATGCGCCAGGACAGCGTGAACGCCCATCCGCTGGTCAACACGGCGACGACGAATATCGCCCCCGGCGATCTGATCGCCTTTCTGCGCCATGTTCATGGCGAGCCCCTACTGGCCGAACTGGACGCCGCGCTCTAG
- the prfB gene encoding peptide chain release factor 2 (programmed frameshift) has product MRAEIAALAAEIKQSLDLLRRFLDWDRALKKLDELNALSEDPSLWNDPKKAQAILRERKQLETSITAVKRLQADLDDAVGMIELAEAEGDAAILADAENALVALKAESEKRGLAALLSGEADSNDAFIEIHAGAGGTEAQDWGEMLTRMYLRWAEKRGFKSEYLEESPGEEAGIKSATLRISGENAYGWLKTESGVHRLVRISPFDSNDRRQTSFASAWVYPAIEDDIQIDINESDVRTDVYRASGAGGQHVNKTESAVRLTHIPTNTVVACQTERSQHKNRDKAWKMLRARLYEAELQKREAATLAEHQSKSDIGWGHQIRSYVLQPYQMVKDLRTNVETSDTQGVLDGDIDRFLEASLASRLKGGKAEADAKS; this is encoded by the exons ATGCGCGCCGAAATCGCCGCCCTTGCCGCCGAAATCAAGCAGTCGCTCGATCTTCTGCGGAGGTTTCTT GACTGGGATAGAGCCCTCAAGAAACTCGACGAACTGAACGCGCTGTCCGAAGACCCGTCGCTCTGGAACGATCCCAAGAAGGCGCAAGCGATCCTGCGCGAGCGCAAGCAACTCGAAACCTCGATCACGGCGGTCAAGCGCCTGCAAGCCGATCTCGACGACGCGGTCGGCATGATCGAACTTGCGGAAGCCGAAGGCGACGCGGCCATTCTGGCCGACGCGGAAAACGCGCTGGTGGCGCTGAAGGCCGAAAGCGAGAAGCGGGGCTTGGCCGCGCTGCTATCGGGCGAAGCCGATTCCAACGACGCCTTTATTGAAATTCACGCGGGGGCCGGCGGCACGGAAGCGCAGGATTGGGGCGAAATGCTCACGCGTATGTATCTGCGCTGGGCGGAAAAGCGCGGCTTCAAGTCCGAATATCTGGAAGAAAGCCCGGGCGAAGAAGCGGGCATCAAATCGGCGACGCTGCGCATTTCGGGCGAAAACGCCTATGGCTGGCTGAAGACCGAAAGCGGCGTACATCGCCTCGTGCGCATTTCGCCTTTCGACTCCAACGACCGCCGGCAGACGAGCTTCGCTTCGGCCTGGGTTTACCCGGCGATCGAAGACGACATCCAGATCGATATCAACGAGTCGGACGTGCGCACCGACGTCTATCGCGCGTCGGGGGCGGGCGGTCAGCACGTCAACAAGACGGAAAGCGCCGTGCGTTTGACCCACATTCCGACCAACACCGTCGTGGCGTGCCAGACCGAACGCTCGCAGCACAAGAACCGCGACAAAGCGTGGAAGATGTTGCGGGCGCGGCTTTACGAGGCCGAGCTTCAGAAGCGCGAAGCCGCGACGCTCGCCGAGCACCAGAGCAAGAGCGATATTGGCTGGGGCCACCAGATCCGGTCCTACGTGTTGCAGCCCTATCAGATGGTGAAGGATCTGCGCACGAACGTCGAAACCTCGGACACGCAAGGCGTGCTCGACGGCGATATCGATCGGTTCCTGGAAGCCTCGCTCGCCTCGCGCCTCAAAGGCGGCAAAGCGGAAGCCGACGCCAAGTCCTAA